The Tenacibaculum jejuense genome includes a window with the following:
- a CDS encoding PepSY-associated TM helix domain-containing protein yields MSNRNYNVFFNTHTVSGIVISVVLYIIFFAGAFALFKDEIGIWEEGKKSTYTNRKDIDYDKLLTTLNKDYDLSGRDVQIDLGKHEDKIYVYLLASQDSTATEKSKTAQFFSLDIHTEERKEYHEYYGIGEFLYRLHFFHQIPVIGIYLAGFVAIFFLFAIITGVIVHWKKIVSNFYAFNPKIALKRVWTDAHTALGIIGLPFQFIFAVTGAYFCLSVLVLLPANFLYNGDQTKLLEDIRPERKTYVWKEKTKEKLPLFNDFIQKSDTFWNEFEFTSAFIRNYGGTNMKYVLQGELKDSERFVGLGRVIFDMETGFIKADKNPEELNYIEDTQRALTRLHFGDFGGVFMKILYFVLALITCFVILSGVLIWVEARNKKSMTLSQRLFTANIGHIYLSICLSMLPVTAISFLFIKLFGARFTNSQSAIYYFYFILWILMILFMGFKRDNYKTNKISLLLGGVTGILIPIVNGIVSKQWIWTSFQEHQYDILTIDMLWLSIGIISLLAYTKINEKVKAQSSFTKNPIDYKAAQLQLQEEEKLHQSKEQTIDKNFIAMRTKIIILWLTMVIGFIIHHVYGIANVYFQESLVLEGADGEIPGWAHQWRIILEGMAFLFAILTVEFAQKWFKWTSLIWAVLLGLFNIYHWITAMIYEMSNVSEILILFLMVVANIFLIKEILYWKSNKNVAIK; encoded by the coding sequence ATGAGTAATAGAAATTACAATGTTTTTTTCAATACGCATACTGTAAGTGGAATCGTAATCAGTGTAGTATTATATATTATTTTTTTTGCTGGAGCTTTTGCTTTATTCAAAGATGAAATTGGAATTTGGGAAGAAGGAAAAAAATCTACCTATACCAATAGAAAGGATATCGATTATGATAAATTATTAACAACATTAAATAAAGATTATGATTTATCAGGTAGAGATGTACAAATAGATTTAGGAAAGCATGAAGATAAAATTTATGTATATCTTTTAGCTAGTCAAGATTCTACAGCAACAGAAAAGAGCAAAACTGCACAGTTTTTTTCACTAGACATTCATACTGAAGAGAGAAAAGAATACCACGAGTACTATGGTATAGGAGAGTTTCTGTACAGATTACATTTCTTTCATCAAATTCCTGTTATTGGAATTTATTTGGCAGGTTTTGTAGCCATATTTTTCTTGTTTGCAATTATCACAGGAGTGATAGTACATTGGAAAAAAATAGTTTCAAATTTTTATGCATTCAATCCTAAGATTGCTTTAAAAAGAGTTTGGACAGATGCACATACTGCTTTAGGAATTATAGGATTACCTTTTCAATTTATTTTTGCAGTAACAGGAGCATATTTCTGCTTATCTGTTTTGGTTTTACTTCCTGCTAATTTTCTATATAATGGAGATCAAACCAAACTTTTAGAAGATATTCGTCCAGAACGAAAAACGTATGTCTGGAAAGAAAAAACAAAAGAAAAACTTCCTCTTTTTAATGACTTTATCCAAAAATCTGATACCTTTTGGAATGAGTTTGAATTCACATCAGCATTTATAAGAAATTATGGCGGAACTAATATGAAGTATGTACTTCAAGGTGAGCTGAAAGATTCAGAAAGATTTGTTGGTTTAGGGAGAGTAATTTTTGATATGGAAACTGGATTTATAAAAGCTGATAAAAATCCAGAGGAACTTAATTATATTGAAGACACACAACGAGCCTTGACTCGTTTGCATTTTGGTGATTTTGGAGGAGTTTTCATGAAAATCCTCTATTTCGTCTTAGCATTAATTACTTGTTTTGTCATATTATCGGGAGTTCTAATTTGGGTTGAAGCTAGAAATAAAAAAAGCATGACTTTGAGTCAGCGTTTATTTACAGCTAACATTGGGCATATTTATTTGTCAATATGTTTATCCATGTTACCGGTAACTGCAATTTCTTTTCTATTTATAAAGTTATTTGGAGCACGATTCACAAATTCACAATCTGCAATATATTATTTCTACTTCATACTTTGGATTTTGATGATACTCTTCATGGGGTTTAAAAGAGATAATTACAAAACAAATAAGATCAGTTTATTACTTGGAGGAGTTACTGGTATTTTAATTCCAATTGTAAATGGAATTGTTTCTAAACAATGGATATGGACTTCTTTTCAAGAGCATCAGTATGATATTTTAACTATAGATATGTTATGGTTAAGTATTGGAATTATTAGTTTATTGGCTTACACTAAAATCAATGAAAAAGTAAAAGCTCAAAGTTCATTTACGAAGAACCCTATCGATTATAAAGCAGCCCAATTGCAGTTGCAGGAAGAAGAAAAATTACATCAATCAAAAGAACAAACAATAGATAAAAACTTTATAGCAATGCGAACAAAAATTATCATACTATGGTTAACCATGGTTATCGGATTCATTATACATCATGTTTACGGAATAGCAAATGTGTATTTTCAAGAATCCTTAGTATTAGAAGGAGCCGATGGAGAAATTCCAGGATGGGCTCATCAATGGAGAATTATTTTAGAAGGAATGGCGTTTTTATTTGCGATTCTAACTGTAGAATTCGCTCAAAAATGGTTTAAGTGGACTTCTTTGATTTGGGCAGTTTTATTAGGTTTATTTAATATTTATCATTGGATAACGGCTATGATTTACGAAATGAGTAATGTCTCAGAAATTCTGATTTTATTCTTAATGGTAGTCGCAAACATCTTTTTAATTAAAGAAATATTGTATTGGAAGTCTAATAAAAATGTAGCTATAAAATAG
- a CDS encoding TonB-dependent receptor, which translates to MKKIILFFLLCLYSVVNNAQISGKVVDNNNVSLAGVTIIVKETAKQFETDIDGKFSIEASKNDVIILSYLGFKTKTVRVSELSNNSAIVLYEGNELLKEVTITNQQNKFSRKKTAYVAKLPLKNIENSQVYSTITDELLVSQNVNNFEDALKNAVGVDKLWQSTGRPGDGAGYYSIRGFATQPQLVNGMPGITNGFINPFNVERVEVIKGPSATLFGSTVTSYGGLINIVTKKPYKGTGGTISVGGGSFGFKKVALDLNTTDSSEKFSIRFNAGFQSEDSFQDAGLRESVFMAPAISYQVNDRLTLNFNYEVSGNKQTNPVFLFLNRLGPLAFNNLETLNYNPDLSFTDNSLQISNPTQNFRGEIAYKITDNWSSQTIVSGSSAESDGYYTFINNIFANPLDPTQPNPFFSTVGQRTDAETNSFDIQQNFTGDFKLGTIRNRVLIGVDYLETQNIDNSSNFASLNIITAQGQLIQGLPTNRNNLDFVLTGVVNANTNVNQNVLSAYVSDVINILPELSVMAGVRYDRFDYQGDKNTELDNATEYTKSTFAPKVGVVYQPILNKVSVFANYQNGFNYVNPVLANSVPGDFTSPLVLRSFDLENADQFEGGVKANLFGNKLETTVSYYNITVDNKIIGFGPTQQQDGKVKSQGIELDFNAYPVDGLNLRGGFAYNDSEILESTSNPLLVGQRFGEAGAEFTYNFWADYRFQEGKIKNLGITAGFNGSSDFNTMEGYPNVGEFILPAYTVINAGLYYDHPKFRVSFNVNNLTDEVYYKGWSTLTPQQPRAYFGALTYKF; encoded by the coding sequence GTAAAAATGATGTGATTATTCTTTCTTACTTAGGTTTCAAAACAAAAACAGTTCGAGTTTCTGAGTTATCTAATAATTCAGCTATAGTTCTTTATGAAGGAAATGAACTTTTGAAAGAGGTAACAATAACCAATCAACAAAATAAATTTTCAAGAAAAAAGACAGCTTATGTAGCCAAGTTACCTTTAAAAAACATTGAAAACTCTCAGGTTTACAGTACAATTACTGATGAATTATTAGTTTCTCAAAATGTAAATAATTTTGAAGATGCTTTAAAAAATGCAGTTGGAGTTGATAAATTATGGCAGTCTACAGGTAGACCTGGAGATGGAGCAGGATATTATTCTATTCGTGGTTTCGCTACTCAACCACAATTAGTGAACGGAATGCCAGGTATTACAAATGGTTTTATCAATCCTTTTAATGTAGAACGTGTTGAGGTAATAAAAGGACCATCTGCTACATTATTTGGAAGTACAGTTACTTCTTATGGAGGATTAATCAATATTGTAACTAAAAAACCATACAAAGGAACTGGCGGAACGATATCTGTTGGTGGTGGATCATTCGGATTTAAGAAAGTTGCGTTAGATTTAAATACAACGGATAGCAGTGAGAAATTTTCTATTCGATTTAATGCAGGTTTTCAATCAGAAGATAGTTTTCAAGATGCTGGTTTAAGAGAATCAGTATTTATGGCACCAGCTATTTCATATCAGGTTAACGATCGATTAACATTAAACTTTAATTACGAAGTTTCAGGAAATAAACAAACCAATCCTGTTTTCTTATTCTTAAACAGATTAGGACCTTTAGCTTTTAATAATTTAGAAACATTAAATTATAATCCTGATTTATCTTTTACAGATAATAGTCTACAGATAAGTAATCCAACACAAAACTTTAGAGGAGAAATTGCGTACAAGATTACAGACAATTGGTCTTCTCAAACTATTGTTTCAGGAAGTAGTGCAGAGTCTGATGGTTACTATACATTCATCAATAATATTTTTGCCAATCCTTTAGATCCTACTCAACCGAATCCTTTTTTCTCAACAGTAGGTCAAAGAACAGATGCAGAGACAAACTCTTTTGATATTCAACAGAATTTTACAGGAGATTTTAAATTAGGAACAATTCGTAATCGAGTATTAATTGGAGTAGATTATTTAGAAACTCAAAATATCGATAACAGTTCAAATTTTGCATCATTAAACATTATTACTGCTCAAGGACAGTTAATTCAAGGTTTACCAACAAATAGAAATAATTTAGACTTTGTACTTACTGGAGTAGTAAATGCGAATACAAATGTGAATCAAAATGTATTAAGTGCTTATGTTTCTGATGTGATTAATATTTTACCAGAATTATCTGTAATGGCAGGTGTGCGTTACGATCGTTTCGATTACCAAGGTGATAAAAATACAGAGTTGGATAATGCAACAGAATACACAAAATCAACATTTGCTCCAAAAGTAGGTGTAGTTTATCAACCAATTTTAAATAAAGTTTCTGTATTTGCAAATTATCAAAATGGATTTAACTACGTGAATCCTGTATTAGCAAATTCAGTTCCAGGAGATTTTACTTCACCATTAGTTTTACGTTCTTTCGATTTAGAAAACGCAGATCAGTTTGAAGGAGGAGTGAAAGCAAATTTATTTGGGAATAAATTAGAAACTACCGTAAGTTATTATAACATTACTGTCGATAATAAAATTATTGGATTTGGACCTACACAACAGCAAGATGGGAAAGTAAAGAGTCAAGGAATTGAATTAGACTTCAACGCGTATCCTGTTGATGGTTTAAATCTTAGAGGAGGTTTTGCTTACAACGATTCAGAAATATTAGAATCAACATCTAATCCATTATTAGTTGGTCAAAGGTTTGGTGAAGCAGGAGCAGAATTTACTTACAACTTCTGGGCTGATTATAGATTTCAAGAAGGAAAAATTAAAAACTTAGGAATTACTGCAGGATTTAATGGATCAAGTGATTTCAATACTATGGAAGGATATCCAAATGTAGGTGAATTTATATTACCAGCTTATACTGTAATTAATGCAGGTTTATATTATGATCATCCAAAATTTAGAGTAAGTTTCAATGTAAATAATTTAACAGATGAAGTGTATTACAAAGGTTGGAGTACACTGACCCCTCAACAACCAAGAGCTTACTTTGGTGCTTTAACATACAAATTTTAA